AGATCCAGGAAGCGGGCGCTGCAAGGGACGGAAGGGTCGGAGCCCACAGCCGGGCGAGGCCAGGCCGCTGGGCGGAGGCGCCCGAAgccagcctggggaggaggaaTGGGTGTGCTGGGGGCCGGGCGGGGCCGGAGGAGGGGACGCCCCGGGGAAGGAAAAAGGGAGCCGACAGAGCGCAGGTCGGCGCGCAGAGTGCAGGGGGCGCGGGGCGGTGCTGGGCGCCGGCGGCGCGCGGAGAGGCCAGCGGAGAGCAGAGAGGTGCCCTGCAGCGGCACCGCGAGCGAGGGCCAGGTGTCCGACGAGCAGACCGGCGCCCCTCGGAGTCTTGCCGAGAGATAGGTAAGGCGCACCCGCAGAGTTGTCAAGGCTGAGTTGCAGCGGCGGGGAGAGGTGAAGGAGCTTCCCGCCTCCGTTGAGACCGCCGACCGGAGGTGGGGGGCGACTCAAATCCGAGCTGATCCTCCCCAGGACTGAGCCGCAGGGATCCCGCGGCCCCACGTGGGAGTGCGGAGCTGGACTCCTGGCACACCCCGCCTGGAAACCGTGGAAGCTTGCTCCAGCACTCACAGGTCCCTGGACGGCGCCACCAAAGTTCCTTCCACATCCACAAACATGCAAGCGATCACCTGCGGGTCCCCAGCCAGCGCACACGCGGAAATGGCCCACCCGGACCCAGCGCGGTCTTCTTGCTTGGCGGAGCCAAGCTCTGCGGGGTTTACTTGCCCGTTCGCTGCTCCATTGGGCCCCTCATCTGGGGACTCCCAAAGGCATCTTCTGCTGCTAATGACATAGGTCTGGGCTGGGAGTCGGGAGACTTGGGTTCTAGTTTACAGGGTGTGTAAACTTGTGGCGGTCCCCCACCGGCTCTATGCCTTGTGCTTTCTCTTCCTAGGTCACCGCCTGTAAAATGGGCCTCCTGGGCCTGTTGCTCTTGCACTTCGTGTGACATGCGGGGAACGGGGTCTGGACCTGGGAGTCTCTTGTCCAGAAAGTGGATGAGTTCAGACCCTTGTGTGAGGACCTATGGAGCATAtctcctcccatcccccttcccTATTCCTCACCAATTTGTAGAGGGggaccctgaggcccagggaggtgatgGCTTGTCACACGAGGGACCAGACAGAAGTAGAATCCAAGTCTCTCACTCCTAGCCCAGGGTGCTCTCCACTTCACCTACAAAGGTGCATTGTAAATGTGTGAGCTCCCCATTATCTCCTGGCATCCAGCCATGCTATCGGCTCCAAATGGAGAAGTCTCATGCTGGAAGCATGGAGACTGATTTCAGATTTCCTTGACGCCTTGAGATGATAACCAACAACCTTCTTCATCCCTCACTCACTCCACACTTCCCAAAACACGTGTCTATCCCTAAACTGAATGGGTGGATGCTCAAAATACCTACTAAGGGGgaggcaaaacaaaaaaacccatctTACTGATGGGGAAAATGAGGACCAGAGTGGAGAACCGACTTAACCAAGACACACGGTTAGATATGTCAGCAAAATAGAGACAGGTCTCTTGATTCCAACTCTGGCGTGTTCTCCATCAACTACAGGACTACAGAATGGTACCCCTAAATGGCAAGAGACTACAGGGCTGATCAGAGAGGACTGGAAACAAGAAAGGCTCCTGAAGGAGGTAAGTGTGTCTGAGAATCACAAAGAGTAAGAAGAATCTCCTGGCTTCTTCTGAGGGTAGGAGAAccaagggtggggagaggggacatgGGGATGGCTGTTCTTGGTAATATTGGGTGAGGGGGCTagggaaatagaaaaggaaacaaggTGACTAGCCTGCCCGATAATTACCTCATGTTTATATAATTCTTTGCAATTTCTAAAATACCTTCCCATCTGTTGTCTCCCCCAGTTCCCATGTGAGGTGAGCAGGACAGGGGTGATTATCTCACCTCAGAGATGAGTTCCAGACAAAATAAATAcagtgctcaaggtcacacagccaagcaTACAGCCAAGATCGGAACCATGAAAGGCACACTTGAAAGGCAGAGCACAGGCTGCGCAACTGGGAGTTGGACTGTGTGTGTGCAGTGGGTCGGGGGGTGGCCACACCCTGGGTAGGTACACAGGAAAGAGGATTGCAAAGCCACTGCCGGTGTTTTGGGGCCAAGAATGTTTGCCCTTTGGATTGAATGGGGTTCAGGTGCAGGGAAACTCTGGGCTTCCAAAGGAGGCTTAGAATTCCTCCTCCTCTGACTCACCTCCCCACCTGGCTTGTCTTTGAGCCTCCCCTTCCTCGCACCAAATGGAACCTGTTTTGGCCAGCCCTTGAAGTTGCTTTTTTAAAGTACTGTAAGCTGTTTTcatgaatgtgtatgtgtgtgctgaAAGGGGGATGGTCTAATAAGAAGAGACATTGAttcatctattctttttttttattctttttttttttttttttgggaagattagccctaagctaactgctgccaatcctcctctttttgctgaggcagattgaccctgagctagcatccgtgcccatctttctctactttatatgcgggacgcctaccgcagcatggcttgccaagtggtgccatgtctgcacccgggatccgaaccggcgaaccccggttTGCCGAGAaggggaacgtgcgcacttaactgctgcgccaccgggccggcccgatTCATTTAtgagtgcttgctatgtgctCAGGCCCAGGGAATAAAGAAAGGTATGAGGCACACAGCTCCTTGCCCTCACACCTCACAGCGCACAGTTTAGCATTTATGTCTATCAATGTCTATATAGATACACACAATTTCAGTACACCATAGCGCTCTAATAGGGTTTTATGCAAAGCACTTTAGGAACAGACAAGAAGGAGAGACTGATTGGCTAGGGAGTGGAGAGGGGGTGTCTCAAGAGAGGGTGTACAGAGGTGACATtggagctgagtcttgaaggatgagtaggagttcaccAGGCAGATAAGAAGAGGAAGGGCATTCCTGCCTAAGAAAACAGCATAAACAAAGGCAAGAGGTGTGCAGGTGCAGGAAATGTTTGGAGAATGGCCTATAGCTCAGTGTCATGGGGCACACAGCACTGAGGAGAGCTGTGGTGAgatggggcagaggcaggatcaCATCCAAAGGAGCTTGAACAATAATCAGAGGAGGTTAGATTGTCCTACAGGCAACAGGGATCTTACAGTGGAAATATCTGTGGACAGGATACCTGTCTCCAGTCCCAGTTCCACTCCTCCTCGCTGTGAGAACTTTAGCAAGTAATTTCCTCTCTGGGGGGCCCTCTGTTGTCCCACTGGTTGAATGAGGGAGTTGCACGAACGACATGATTATTAAGATCCCTCCCAGGTCAGATTCTATTCCTGTATCTCCTTCCTACTATATGATAAGGTCCATTGCTTCAACTCCTCTCTCACTCCACCGGCCCCCAGTCCATGGTGGTGATAAGACCACCAGAGGGACTCGTAGCAAAATTGTGTGGTCCCAGGAGGTGTCTTTGCATCCCCTACCTGCTTTATGTGACTTTTTCTCCGGCTTTCTCTGCTACATTTCCAGGCACATAAGACACTCATTCTCAAAGAGTAGCTGAAACAGAGCAATGGGGAAACCAGAAGAACCACTGGTGGAGTTTCCCTTTTCCCCAGAAAAACCTGAAAGAAAATCTCACTAAGATACGCAGCTCATCCTTCAGATCACAGCTTTACACCTCCACCCCCTAGTTAGAGGTCCGATGAGTTCAAGTCAAGAACATATAGGGAGAACCTGTTAATGTGCAGGGAAAAGTAGCAACAGAATGTGGAGGACGAGAGTGCACCTGGCTTGTTTGGGGGATGAGGAGCAGGTCTGGAGCAGAAAGGGCCGTGGGAGATGAGAATATAAAGGTTATCTCCTCCTCCAAAACTTACCGACTTCCCCCTTTACCAGATCCTCAATTAAGATTGGCGAGAATCTGTTGTGCAGGGAAAAGCAGTAGTAATGGAGTTAGAGGAGATGATGCCCCAGGACATGAGGAGGCTGTGTTTGGTGTGATATGCAGCTCCGATGCCAGGGAATGTTGCCATCTGTAGTGGAAAGAGCACCCGAACAGCATCCCCAAAGACCCGAGTTTTCACCcgagctctgccatttactagccaTGTCATTCTGGATGAGTCACTTTCCCACCCTGAGCTTCAGTTCCCCCGTCTACAAAGTGAAGGGGTTGGCCTAGAATTTAGATTCTAAATGATCTTCAAAATCTCTTTCAGCTTGGTCAGTCACTGTTCACCTTCCTTCCTAGCTGGTCAACCTCCTGTTTCAAGTCAAGGACTCTCCAGGGCAGAAGCTTTGTCTCTCCCATCCAAAGAGCTTCATAGTCAGTGACCTTCCTGGAGAGGGAAGTCAAGGAGCTCAGAAAGAGGAGCAAAATTCCCAATGTTGCCAACTGCCAATCCCTGGCTTGGGACCCAGAGGCAGGTCATAGAGAACCACCCTGACCCTTTATcagctctctgcctctcctgACCCAATAGGATGCCCTTGCACCCAGGCCCTCACTGCCACCCCAACCCAGCACCTAAAGATATGTAACTATGGCTTCTTTGCTCCCCACATGAACCACAAACATCCAGGTCTATCCAGAGAAGCCCCAGAAGGAGAATCTGGGGAAGAACAGTTTCATGAATCCTTATTTCCCTCACTGAACTCTGCTTCAGAGCCCCCACCGTCCCCCTACCCCCACTTTCTACACGgagtctgtctcctcctcaggctAGATCACCCTGGCAGATGAGCTGTTATGAGGAAAAAGGAAGTCAACTGTTTTGGCTCTCAGCTAACCAGATAAACTTATCTAGGCTGGACTATGAGGTACAACTCTGTCCCAGGGCTCGGAAGCATCTTAACCTGTGAGGGAAAAATCTGCAACCTTCTCTATCTTGTGATTTGAGGGGCTCTAAAAAGCCCCCCAAATGCCTCCCCTACCAGCCTCTCCAATCTCCCATAATCTCACAGTACGGCTTTGGGATTCGTACCTTCATGGGATGTTAGAGCTGACTGGGACCTTACAAGATTACATAGTAGaacctcttcattttacagatggagacagAAGCTGGAGCCCAGAAAAGGGAAGTCacatgcccaaagtcacacaagtaGCAGCTGAACCAAAACAGCTCCTTGGGTTTCCATTTCCTTCACTGTAACATGAGGGAAGTTAGACTACATGGACTCTGAAGGCCCTGCCAGCTTCTGctctacaaaaataaaaccactacCACGTCTGTGGAGTGCTTGGTGGCACGCACTGTATaattttctccttgatttttaTAGTGAGCTATGCTATATACAATGTTGATGCTGTAACCACATTTGTACCCTGTCTATCCAAATAGATTGACTGGGAACAGCATTGTTCCTATGTAAAATATCAGCCCCACTGCCAACTGCCATTCTGCTACTTGCATCATTCCCTTGGGTCTCAGGCCCTTTCAGCCTTTTAGAGGCTCCTAATAAGATACCAGTACACTTGGGAAAGGGAATGCGTTAGGCTGCACTATGAGCTGGTCCCTGAGCAGGAGTCCACATGTTAAACTGAGATTTCTCATGAAGTCAGCCAATGGAGACACTGCGGGCCTGGAGTCAGGGATAGCAGTCAGATGTCCCTTGGCCACTGCACAGTTCCTGTAACTGCAACCCTAGGCTAGCCTGACCCAGATGctgcaggaaggggaagggaagcGGGAGGGGGTCAGGGCCCACAGCAAGGCTATTGCACAACCCTTGGGGCCCAGCCTTGGGTGATCCACCCTGGTTCTGAAGTTTTTCCTGTGTGTCTGGTTCCTTCCTTTCTGCCCCCTCCTCTGCTTTCCAGCACTGGGCCTTCCCAGCTTCTGAAGTCCACACTGAGCCCCTGGATGTGTCCAGAGGCATCCTGAAGAGGCTGAGGGGCTGAGAAGCCTAAGGCACCCACAGGGAGATTCCTGAAGCTGACTTAGAGCCAGCGGAATGGCCTGCTGTTGGGGGGGTCTTCCGGATTGAGTTTGCCCCCCTTCTGCCTGTCAGATAAAACCCTCTTGTAAGGATATCTAAGAAAACTGCCAACAGTGACTGTCCCCAGAAAAAGCCCTGGGCCATTTGAACAGAGAAACTTCATCTTCATTCATGCTTcaaatttattatcattattattttttactgtgtAGACATAGTTAcctctcaaaaatgaaaaatagattttcattttaataaaaaacatgtttttcattaaaatatattttaaaaatcctcttcACCATAATAAAAGTGCATGGTCAAGTgagcctggagggaggcagggcagggaggataatctgttttttcttttaaattgtggtaaaaaaacggataaaataaactttaccatcttaaccatttttaagaatACAGCTCAATAGTGTTaactatattcacattgttgtgaaacagatctctagaactttttttattttttaaatattggcacctgagctaacaactgttgccaatcttttttttgctttttctccccaaatccccccagtacatagtggtatattttcattgtgggtccttctagttgtggcatgtgggacaccacctcagcatggcctgatgagtggtgccacgtccacgcccaggatccgaaccagcaaaaccctgggccgctgaagcggagtgcgccaacttaaccactcggccacgggccagcccctctagaacttttttatctttcaaaactgaaactctatacccattgaacaacaactACTGGTGATAATCTTTTTTGGTAGATGATGGAACTGAAGCTCCGACAAGGCAAGAAACTCATTTACCTCAAAGGGGGCTCCTCCAACACTTAAGCTATCTGCCTGTCACCATCTGTCTGTCGTCTATCTGTAAAACTGTCTGAGGCCCCTTCCTCCCTCAATCCTCGCATTAGCCCTTCCCTCCCCAAAATGCCTGTCACATTTCACATCTCTTCCCGCCCCACCTTGTCATCCCCTCAGCCCCAGCTCAGGACTCAGCATCTTGCACCTGAAATATTTCAAGACCCTTGTCACTGGGCTCCTTCCTCAATTCTTGCCCCCTCCAGTCCACACAGCGGCCAGAGTGTTCTTTCCAAGCACAGATCTGATAATTTTACCCCTTTTTAAATGCCGTTCCATGCCTCTTCCCCAACTTCAGGATGAAGTTCCAACTCTGCAGCTTGGCACTCAAGACTCTGCATGATCTGGCTCCTGCCAGTCTCTCTATCCCACATCCTATCTTGTCCTTCCATGCAACTCCTTTATACtactttccattcttttaaatgttttatgtgctTCCTTGTTGTCATGGCTTTgttatctcttttcttcccttgccTTCTCTACTTCCTAAAAACCATTCAACGTCCAAATCAAATACCTCATCACTATGAACACTCTCTGAGCCCTGATCAGAATTCATTACTTCTTCCTTTAAGTCCCAGTAGCTCCTGGCTTGTTCTTTGCATTATGTGAGAGCTGGCAATGTACCCCTGAGTGCAGGGACTGGGGCGAGCCTCCCCAAGCTCCCAGCATGAGGTCTGGCCAAGAGTGGGCCTCCGGAAATGATGACTGGCTGAATGATTCATTGAGCCATTAATTTCAttgtgctgctgctgctttccATTGGACATTGGATCGTGAGGAAAGAAGAAGGCACAAATTTCTTGCCTGACAAGTTAGGTATTAGATGAGAACCTCCACCTCCTAGACCAACTCAGTGAGCTCTtgttctcttcccctcctccattcAGACAAGGTAGCCCAAGTACTAGATGGCAGGGGGCCCAAAGGCTTTGCATGATGTCGGCTAGTCCTGGGTGACCTCTGTATTATTTCGATTCTTCCCTCTAACTTCTGCATTCATAGAGCCATTCATGAATATTTATCACAGTCATAACTAACCGTCATCTTTTCCAGGGAAGAGACTTTATGGTTAATAGTCATGTTTATCAACTCTGGTTGGTTGACACCTCTACCTAGATAAAGGAGGGCTTTGGAACCAGTCAGTGAACTCTGAGTGCTTGGCCTATGGAGAAGTTCTTGAAGTGGCCATCTTTACTGGAGACCATTGAGGGAAGGAGAACACCCAGCCAGTCTCAGGGTAGACACCTGAGGAAGAGAACACCCAGCAAGTCTCAGGGTAGACCCTAGGGGAAGGAGAACACTCAGCCAGTCTCAAGGTAGTCTGCTAGACTTGGGGGACGCAGCCTTACTGACCAGGAGCATGTAATCTGCTGATACCTTTATCAATAACAGGAGGACAGCCACACATTGCCTCTATGTAAGTGCTGGGGGAAAGGGAAGGCTGTGAAGATAAAGCTTGTGGAGTATGGTTAAGGGGTGGGGAGCACTTAATGAGGCTTCCTGAAGGCAGTGAGTGTGGAGACTTGTTTAAAGGGAATGACCTATGGTTTTTCAGAGACTGGGATACAAGGttgtctttggctgtttttcAATATTGTAGACTAAGGATttctgagaggaaggaaaaggaacatTTCTTATCACCTATTATATACCAGGTACATAGTGGCTTTGTGTGGCAAGGCAGGAGAGTTGAGGTgcctgtgtcttctctctctggggcAGGTAAAACCCCAAACCAGACTGAGTGCTCCTTTCACGCCCCTGTCCTCAGGCCCAACCCTGTTCTTCTCTTCTCCAATGCCTGCAGTGGTTATcagcctctctctgcttccccagccacctcctttCCAACAGTGTTTCCCCCAAATAGCTAGGAATACCTAGAGTGACTGGGACATAGGATGCTTGAGAGGTCAAGTGACCCAGCCTCTGGCCTCCAGGTAGGGTGAAATCTAAGCCATCCACAAACATCTTCTAAAGGTGTCTGTGGAGTATTAAAAAGAACTGCGCTGAAGGAGAGTTCTGAGGGATGTCTTCTAATGGTGCCACTCAGTCCTGCTGAGAGCTGGCATGGAAGCTGAAGGGGCTCTGAGCCGGCCATCAAAGAGAGGGGCTCTGTCTTGGCTCTACACCTAATATTCTCTGGGATCACAGACAAGCCATTTAttctctctggatctcagtttccctgtgtgTAAAATGGAAGGAGTTAGATTAAATAATCCCTAAGGTCCTTCTAGCCTAAAACTCAGTCATTTATAGAATCCAAAGAAAGGAGAGATCAGCATAGTTTGCGATGGTCAAGGAAGGCTTTATTCCACAAGTACTAAGCACCTACTCAGGGCTGTCAAAAGTGCTCGTATATAGCACTGAGTAAAACAGACATAGTGCCTCCTTCACTGAGTTTGCAATCTAGTGAAGAAGACAGAGAAGTTAACAAGTAGTTAGAATAAACTGCGATGCTGGGACTTTAGCTGGGGTCTGAAGGAATGGGGAGGCCATTCAAGCTACAGGTAACCAAAACCATCCCCTCTCTTTTGTCACCACCAGAGCATTCTTCCATTCTTCCCTCACCTCAATCCCTGTTGCTATGGAGACTACCAATGGGACGGAGACCTGGTATGAGAGCCTGCACACTGTGCTGAAGGCTCTAAATGCCACTCTTCACAGCAACTTGCTCTGTCGGCCGGGGCCAGACAACCTGACCAAGGAGCTGCAGGCCAGGCTACCTGGCCGTGATGACAACTCCTACATGTATATTCTCTTTGTCATGTTCCTATTTGCTGTTACTGTCGGCAGCCTTGTCCTGGGATATACTCGCTCCCGCAAAGTGGACAAGCGCAGCGACCCCTATCACGTGTACATCAAGAACCGTGTGTCTATGATCTGATGCTGGGGGGCCCAGGCAGCTGAAGATCAAGACACCTGAAGATTGTCTTCTGGAGCCTCCAGAACTCATCCATGGACCACATTAGGCCTCAGTATGCCTGTCTGTAAGATTAACAAGAAACAGTGCTAAAGGAGATCATCATTGGGCTGGGAGGACAGGGGCAGACCTGGGTATAAGGATTGTTTTTCGCAAAGGTCGACTTTATAGACAGTGAGAGCCTcatgaataaatatatacaagTAGCAAAGGATAATAACCAATGATTGGTCCTGTGGCTGGCGTAtgggtgctgggggctggggctggaggaaggagaagtTGTAGCAGAGGGACATGGAACAGGAAGATGCACTGAGAACACATTTTTTTATGTGTTATCTTTAATGACCATGAAAAGCAGTGATGATTATCCCATATCACAGATGGAAATCTGAGTAATgttacttatttatatttgttcATACTTTATGTTTTTCAACCCATTTAACATTTGGGATTTTACCCCATTAGGGAAGCAGGGCGAGTGCTGTTCTGCCCATTTGGGCCAGAGTGGGGCCATGACTGGAACCCAGGAACTATGTTCTCCTTGCCTAGTGCTTTTCAAAACTCTGTGCCACACAGGAGTGGGTCCAGgcctgaaacttacacaattcTGGGGGCCCTCCTtaagaaaaagagttaaaaaatatcTTACTTGTGCAAATATTACAAAAACATATTACCACATTAATACATTGCTAGGGCCCCTCCTAAGACCCTAAGAAGGGGCCATGCAAGCGCAGGGCCCTGAATGTTAAGCCTCCGTATGTCTACGGTTCAAGTGCCTCTCCAGTCATGTCACAGGGCCCTTCCCAGCCACATCTCCAGTCATGGGGACTTCACTACCTCTAACTCAGCCTCTTCCGATTTGAGTACTGTGAGAAATTTTCTGATACCAAGTTGAAATTTGCTTCTAGAAGATTTTATCACACTTAGAAGATTATCTTAAGAGAAGCAGAGTGTGAAAGGCAGGTACCTGATTCAGTGGAAAGAGGATGAGCCCTGATTCTACCACTAATGTGGTACATGAACTGGCCAGTCACTTCTCTCTCTGATCCTTTTCCCTCTTCAGCACAACAAAATAGCCTTGAAAGTCTCTAAGAGCTCTACCAGTTCTGACATTCAGGGCTTCACATACATTAGGCTGAACCATATAACACTGCTGTGCTTGTAGGACAAAAGCAGATGAACATCAATagtttcatatggttcaatcTAATACATGCAATATGGCAGGTGAATACTTTACAAGCTACAAATCCCAGTTTGGGACCTCCTACTGTTCTGTTTGATTCCTGTTCACAGGGTCTCCATGGGGTCTCCAGAAGGCCCTGTTGAAACTTACATATCTGTGTATAgcaaaaactctgaaaaatattttgatagcaGTTATCTCTGAGgaggattatgggtgattttccctttctactttaaaaatttatgtaatatttgatttatttgacCATAAGTATGTTACTTGTATAATAAGGGGGAAAAAGGGGAAAAGCTACTTccaatttgaaaaaataaaaatgaatgcctATGTGTTTCCTGAATGGAGGATCACAGACCACATTTGCTCCCGTGAGCGGTTAGTTATGTTGACTCCCTGCAAATCTGTGCTGAGCCCCGTGTCTGCTCAAGCCTTTGCTCATCTTTTCTTGAGGGAGAAGGTGGAGACCTGCTTAAGGAGATGTGACATATGGAAAGACAACAGATTTAGAAGTCGACAGCTGGATGCGACTTTAGAGACCACCCAGCCCaaacttccaaataaaatatgaaatgcaaTCAAGTGTAATAACAAATGGTCAGGTGACGGATGGTATCAGGGTTTTGAGAAACAAGATTGAGTAGATCTAGAGGAGTCAGGGAGGTAGAACTTGAACTAGGCTCTGAAAGATAGGACAGATCTCAGCGGGCAGAGTGAAAGAAGGGAACGAGACAAGGAAATCTTGGAGGCAGAAATGTGGAGAGCCGTTGGCTGGGGGACGGAGCAGCAAGCAGGCCCAGTGTGGCTTCTCTGGGACTTCAGTGTCCCTATCCATGTAGGCAGCTCCCTTCATACAGTCCTCATACTCAGAGGgcttaataatgaaataatacaaatttcttttgtttgcaagTTGCAGAAACCCAACGTATATCAGCATAAACACAAAAGGGGATTTACTGAGGAAAGTATGGGGTAGTCGCAAGTTCAAAAGAAGAGCTGTAGATACCAGGGCAACTCCAGGGATCTCAGGGCTTGGGGCTACTTATTTGTCTGCTTATTTTAATTCACAAAGTAGGCGCTTGGTATACCTCATTACATACACCTAGGGTTGGACTAAATAAAATTCTAGGATGTTAAGGTGGTATAATTTAAACATCCTAATGTTCTATGACGTAGGTACTCCTCTCAGGCCTCCCCCCAGCTCTACCCGACCCCAGCTGTCTGGGAATTAGTTCTATCCCCCTATGGCCCTCAGCCCACAGGATCTTCTGTCTGTGCTGGTTCTGCCCTCTGGTGGCCAGACCCCACCACATCACCTTGAGCCCTCAAAGCAAAACTTCAACAAGCACTCATTCAACAGATACTTATTGAGGGCCtaatatgtgccaagcactcATTTAGGCACACTTGGAAAacataagtaaacaaacaaacaaaaaatcaaacaaatccTTGCTCTCATACTTAAGAGATTTATTACATGTTAGGCAGTAGTCTAAgcattttacacatattaactcCTTTAGCTTTTACCACCCTCATAGCCACCGTCATTAGTGGGTATTCCTTACAGTTACTTCAGTAGAGCCCACTTGTTCTTCATCTAGCCCTGCAGCACCCTCGATCCAACTTTGGCACCACGGTACACCCAGCCCAGAGTGGACTGAGCAGTCCCTAGAAATGAATGGGAAAGTGATTTGGAAAAATGATGGCCGAGTATTGAGACTAATCGATTGAAGTTgggttccctagaagcagagcctgagacaggcaTTTACTGAGGGAGCACTCTTCAGGGAAAACCTGAAAGGGAGAGAGTGAAGTAGATAGCAAAGGGGAAGAGCCAAACAAGGTGTGTCTCAGGTCATGTCTAGCCCTGGCCTGATCCACAGGCAACTGTCACACACAGCTGGGCATAAACCACATGGCAGGATTACACCCCGTTGAGGCAAGGGGACTGGCCATTTATGTCCCCATATCAGTGAGTCATTGGTTGTGAGCCACCCTGGTGAAAAGGGCGGACAAAAGTAGGGTTAGAAGGAGGATCTCACAGGTTGAGATCAATTCTCTGGAGAAGGGTGGCACCTGTGAGCTACTGCAGGCCAGAGCAGTGGAAGAAAGCTAAGCAAGGAAGTTGTCTTGGTTGGAGATCACCAAGAGCCTGGATCCTCAGGAATGTTCTGAAGCTCAATTTTCATCATAGAATTGGCCCCACCTTTTGTGGCTATCCTTTTCTATCCCATGTCAGTCATCATTGGCTGCTGGCTGCTAGCAGCGGCATTTAACCTTCCAGGGGTGCCTCTATCTGGCTGAGGCCAAATCCAGAGAAGGAAGCAGCTCCAAGCTGATGGCAGCCAACACTCCACAGCAGCTGGGGCAGGGGGCCTACCTGGGGCTCCGTCAGCATCCACTACAGCTGTGCTGTTGGGGAAATGGGAGCAGAAGCAGAGCATCACGTCTTGGGAGCTCCTTCtagtttaagagagaaaaaacaccCACCAAATAAAGAGCAAAACAAGATAACACCAAATAGAACCAAGTAGGAGACAATAT
The Equus caballus isolate H_3958 breed thoroughbred chromosome 7, TB-T2T, whole genome shotgun sequence genome window above contains:
- the KCNE3 gene encoding potassium voltage-gated channel subfamily E member 3 gives rise to the protein METTNGTETWYESLHTVLKALNATLHSNLLCRPGPDNLTKELQARLPGRDDNSYMYILFVMFLFAVTVGSLVLGYTRSRKVDKRSDPYHVYIKNRVSMI